A single region of the Brachypodium distachyon strain Bd21 chromosome 3, Brachypodium_distachyon_v3.0, whole genome shotgun sequence genome encodes:
- the LOC100840450 gene encoding putative UDP-glucuronate:xylan alpha-glucuronosyltransferase 3 isoform X2: MRSFACAHAEKRHRLDRTFNSVSKKGYVGSCYTKHKPLSLLLPEGFSGKMLYVKLVLILLMCASFMGLLHSPSIRHGHGDDQHSTMSPEVSRQGSLAPADADEPADSGGYASSLRIDWSLISKAVQEAAARGVEGGGHGLRVGLLNFDGDEVEQWRTVLPESAAASAVHLERVGSNVTWEHLYPEWIDEEELYAAPTCPDLPEPQPAAEGAQYGYDIVAVKLPCSGASGWSKHVPRLHLQLAAARLASGRGSSAAHVVVVSPSRCFPAPNLFRCKDEAMHDGDVWLYRPDMAELRHKLALPVGSCKLAMPLKALLGEAHAHATAPQRREAFATILHSEQLYACGAIVAAQSIRTSSAPDVQRDMVALVDETISSRHRAALELAGWKVRTIRRIRNPRASPDAYNEWNYSKFWLWTLTDYSRVVFLDADLLVQRAMDPLFAMPELSATGNHGTLFNSGVMVIEPCNCTFSLLMSHIGDIGSYNGGDQGYLNEVFSWWHRLPSRANYMKHFWSGDSAERREAKRRVLAARPPVALAVHFVGMKPWFCFRDYDCNWNAAELRQFASDEAHARWWEAHDAMRPTSLRRFCLLDERQKALLRWDAMEARKANFSDGHWRERIVDPRRRICADDEAGLRCREREIEGRRVEGNRVTTSYAKLIHNF; this comes from the exons CAACAGTGTTAGCAAGAAGGGGTACGTGGGAAGCTGCTACACCAAGCACAAGCCGTTGAGCTTGCTGCTACCTGAAGGCTTCAGCGGCAAGATGCTGTATGTGAAGCTtgtcctcatcctcctcatgTGCGCCTCCTTCATGGGCCTTCTCCACTCGCCATCGatccgccatggccatggcgacgACCAACATAGCACAAT GTCACCTGAAGTGTCGAGACAGGGGTCGTTGGCACCGGCGGACGCCGACGAGCCGGCGGACTCAGGCGGGTACGCGTCGAGCTTGAGGATCGACTGGTCGCTGATCTCCAAGGCGGTGCAAGAAGCTGCCGCTCGAGGAGTAGAAGGAGGTGGCCATGGGTTGCGAGTCGGGCTGCTGAACTTCGACGGGGACGAGGTCGAGCAATGGAGGACGGTGCTGCCGGAgtccgcggcggcctccgcggTGCACCTGGAGCGCGTGGGGAGCAACGTCACCTGGGAGCACCTGTACCCGGAGTGgatcgacgaggaggagctctaCGCCGCGCCGACATGCCCGGACCTGCCGGAgccgcagccggcggcggagggagcgCAATACGGCTACGACATCGTGGCGGTGAagctcccctgcagcggcgcgtCCGGCTGGTCCAAGCACGTGCCGCGGCTCCACCTTCAGCTCGCGGCGGCTCGGCTCGCCTCCGGTCGCGGCTCATCGGCGGCGCACGTGGTGGtggtgagcccgagccggtGCTTCCCTGCCCCGAACCTGTTCAGGTGCAAGGACGAGGCGATGCACGACGGCGACGTGTGGCTCTACAGGCCGGACATGGCCGAGCTGCGGCACAAGCTCGCTCTCCCCGTCGGCTCCTGCAagctcgccatgccgctcAAAGCCCTGCTGGGCGAGGCTCACGCTCACGCAACGGCGCCGCAGAGACGAGAGGCGTTCGCGACGATCCTCCACTCGGAGCAGCTCTACGCGTGCGGCGCCATCGTGGCCGCCCAGAGCATCCGGACGTCGTCCGCTCCGGACGTCCAACGGGACATGGTGGCCCTGGTCGACGAGACCATCAGCTCGCGCCACCGGGCCGCCCTAGAGCTGGCCGGGTGGAAGGTGCGCACGATCCGCCGGATCCGGAACCCGCGGGCGTCGCCGGACGCCTACAACGAGTGGAACTACAGCAAGTTCTGGCTATGGACTTTGACAGACTACTCCCGCGTGGTGTTCCTGGACGCGGATCTCCTGGTGCAGCGCGCCATGGATCCCCTCTTCGCCATGCCGGAGCTGAGCGCCACGGGGAACCACGGCACGCTCTTCAACTCGGGCGTCATGGTGATCGAGCCCTGCAACTGCACGTTCAGCCTCCTGATGAGCCACATCGGGGACATCGGCTCCTACAACGGCGGCGACCAGGGGTACCTCAACGAGGTCTTCTCCTGGTGGCACCGGCTCCCGTCGCGGGCAAACTACATGAAGCACTTCTGGTCGGGGGATTCCGCCGAGCGGCGGGAAGCCAAGCGGCGGGTGCTcgcggcgcggccgccggtTGCGCTGGCGGTGCACTTCGTGGGGATGAAGCCGTGGTTCTGCTTCAGGGACTACGACTGCAACTGGAACGCGGCGGAGCTCAGGCAGTTTGCTAGCGACGAGGCCCACGCCAGGTGGTGGGAGGCCCACGACGCCATGCGGCCCACGAGCCTGCGGAGGTTCTGCCTCCTGGATGAGAGGCAGAAGGCGCTGCTGCGGTGGGACGCCATGGAGGCCCGGAAGGCCAATTTCTCTGACGGGCATTGGAGGGAGCGGATCGTTGATCCTCGACGGAGGATCTGCGCCGATGACGAGGCGGGGTTGCGGTGCCGGGAGAGGGAGATCGAGGGGAGAAGGGTGGAAGGGAACAGAGTCACCACGTCCTACGCCAAGCTCATCCACAACTTCTGa
- the LOC100840450 gene encoding putative UDP-glucuronate:xylan alpha-glucuronosyltransferase 3 isoform X1, whose amino-acid sequence MESKIYRESNRGCTQAVSDISMRNRRRAWTVKTYACNSVSKKGYVGSCYTKHKPLSLLLPEGFSGKMLYVKLVLILLMCASFMGLLHSPSIRHGHGDDQHSTMSPEVSRQGSLAPADADEPADSGGYASSLRIDWSLISKAVQEAAARGVEGGGHGLRVGLLNFDGDEVEQWRTVLPESAAASAVHLERVGSNVTWEHLYPEWIDEEELYAAPTCPDLPEPQPAAEGAQYGYDIVAVKLPCSGASGWSKHVPRLHLQLAAARLASGRGSSAAHVVVVSPSRCFPAPNLFRCKDEAMHDGDVWLYRPDMAELRHKLALPVGSCKLAMPLKALLGEAHAHATAPQRREAFATILHSEQLYACGAIVAAQSIRTSSAPDVQRDMVALVDETISSRHRAALELAGWKVRTIRRIRNPRASPDAYNEWNYSKFWLWTLTDYSRVVFLDADLLVQRAMDPLFAMPELSATGNHGTLFNSGVMVIEPCNCTFSLLMSHIGDIGSYNGGDQGYLNEVFSWWHRLPSRANYMKHFWSGDSAERREAKRRVLAARPPVALAVHFVGMKPWFCFRDYDCNWNAAELRQFASDEAHARWWEAHDAMRPTSLRRFCLLDERQKALLRWDAMEARKANFSDGHWRERIVDPRRRICADDEAGLRCREREIEGRRVEGNRVTTSYAKLIHNF is encoded by the exons CAACAGTGTTAGCAAGAAGGGGTACGTGGGAAGCTGCTACACCAAGCACAAGCCGTTGAGCTTGCTGCTACCTGAAGGCTTCAGCGGCAAGATGCTGTATGTGAAGCTtgtcctcatcctcctcatgTGCGCCTCCTTCATGGGCCTTCTCCACTCGCCATCGatccgccatggccatggcgacgACCAACATAGCACAAT GTCACCTGAAGTGTCGAGACAGGGGTCGTTGGCACCGGCGGACGCCGACGAGCCGGCGGACTCAGGCGGGTACGCGTCGAGCTTGAGGATCGACTGGTCGCTGATCTCCAAGGCGGTGCAAGAAGCTGCCGCTCGAGGAGTAGAAGGAGGTGGCCATGGGTTGCGAGTCGGGCTGCTGAACTTCGACGGGGACGAGGTCGAGCAATGGAGGACGGTGCTGCCGGAgtccgcggcggcctccgcggTGCACCTGGAGCGCGTGGGGAGCAACGTCACCTGGGAGCACCTGTACCCGGAGTGgatcgacgaggaggagctctaCGCCGCGCCGACATGCCCGGACCTGCCGGAgccgcagccggcggcggagggagcgCAATACGGCTACGACATCGTGGCGGTGAagctcccctgcagcggcgcgtCCGGCTGGTCCAAGCACGTGCCGCGGCTCCACCTTCAGCTCGCGGCGGCTCGGCTCGCCTCCGGTCGCGGCTCATCGGCGGCGCACGTGGTGGtggtgagcccgagccggtGCTTCCCTGCCCCGAACCTGTTCAGGTGCAAGGACGAGGCGATGCACGACGGCGACGTGTGGCTCTACAGGCCGGACATGGCCGAGCTGCGGCACAAGCTCGCTCTCCCCGTCGGCTCCTGCAagctcgccatgccgctcAAAGCCCTGCTGGGCGAGGCTCACGCTCACGCAACGGCGCCGCAGAGACGAGAGGCGTTCGCGACGATCCTCCACTCGGAGCAGCTCTACGCGTGCGGCGCCATCGTGGCCGCCCAGAGCATCCGGACGTCGTCCGCTCCGGACGTCCAACGGGACATGGTGGCCCTGGTCGACGAGACCATCAGCTCGCGCCACCGGGCCGCCCTAGAGCTGGCCGGGTGGAAGGTGCGCACGATCCGCCGGATCCGGAACCCGCGGGCGTCGCCGGACGCCTACAACGAGTGGAACTACAGCAAGTTCTGGCTATGGACTTTGACAGACTACTCCCGCGTGGTGTTCCTGGACGCGGATCTCCTGGTGCAGCGCGCCATGGATCCCCTCTTCGCCATGCCGGAGCTGAGCGCCACGGGGAACCACGGCACGCTCTTCAACTCGGGCGTCATGGTGATCGAGCCCTGCAACTGCACGTTCAGCCTCCTGATGAGCCACATCGGGGACATCGGCTCCTACAACGGCGGCGACCAGGGGTACCTCAACGAGGTCTTCTCCTGGTGGCACCGGCTCCCGTCGCGGGCAAACTACATGAAGCACTTCTGGTCGGGGGATTCCGCCGAGCGGCGGGAAGCCAAGCGGCGGGTGCTcgcggcgcggccgccggtTGCGCTGGCGGTGCACTTCGTGGGGATGAAGCCGTGGTTCTGCTTCAGGGACTACGACTGCAACTGGAACGCGGCGGAGCTCAGGCAGTTTGCTAGCGACGAGGCCCACGCCAGGTGGTGGGAGGCCCACGACGCCATGCGGCCCACGAGCCTGCGGAGGTTCTGCCTCCTGGATGAGAGGCAGAAGGCGCTGCTGCGGTGGGACGCCATGGAGGCCCGGAAGGCCAATTTCTCTGACGGGCATTGGAGGGAGCGGATCGTTGATCCTCGACGGAGGATCTGCGCCGATGACGAGGCGGGGTTGCGGTGCCGGGAGAGGGAGATCGAGGGGAGAAGGGTGGAAGGGAACAGAGTCACCACGTCCTACGCCAAGCTCATCCACAACTTCTGa